The genomic stretch catcaaaataacaatttattcatgAATGTAACAACTTGAACTAtgaacaattttcacattttgaactAAACACGTTAAAATTACCCTAGAAAGCGTAACCCGCTGTACACGACACtccttcctccttgctgtcgagtgtgtatttacatgaaaaagatccacgccgagctcttatcaaatgtgcttctgccaccttgtggccttttttatggcttaaaactgctctgacGGTGACATCTTTTAGCGTGCACTTGCGTGATCACCTCATTCTGCCTTTTGTGCAAAAGAAAcgtaaaaaacataaatacgtCTTCGGGATTGGGCGTTCTGGttcataaaaacgtataaatacatctttggtattggatgagttaagaaagaagaaatcaagtAAGACCACACAAAAGTGAACGTACAGTTTCTGGGCTGGAGTGTTTGCTGGAGATGTGGAAGTTGATCAGGTTTTCCCCAACAATGATGTAAGAGACACCGTAACCATCATCAGCCACCTAACAGGagaagacaaaaatgtacatcaatCTGGAACAGCTTTTCATGTTAAGATCTGATGAGAACGTATACAAGTTGTTAAGAAAGCGCAGGACAGCATCTTGCTCTTTCTTGGAGCTGTGTGAGAACCTACCGGTCCAAATCCTCCTCCAGATGACACATATTCAGGGTGTCGGACCAGGTCGAACAGCTCCACCTGCTGAAGAGGCGTCTGACTGGTAGAGAGCCTCCAAGGCTCAGACAGGACCTACAACATAACAGGTGGGGTCATTTTTAGGTAAGATACAAAAAcatctaaacatgaaatataaaGTGGCCCAAAAGTCAGACCTAAATTCAGAACATGAACACAAACGGCGTGAGAGACAAGATGGagtttctttggcttttgtgaGTGTATACAACACTTGGACACAAAGGACTGCTGAAGAAGATCTAGAATTGGAAATGTAACACCGCACCTAAGAATAATAGAGCAGCAACATTAAATCTGGTGATCAACAAATGATCAATTATTAGTTTTAACAGCAGAAGTATGTATGTCAATTTCAACTCAATCAAACAATATATTTCAGTCACTGATCATTATAATAAGATAttgcttaactcattcaatcccagccatttttcaaaagcaaCCTCTGCAGTACCGGCcaatttagaccattttgactgatctttcaaggcacgcagaatattgtgttctatataactttcacacaaatatgttttgcttttgtgacaactcaaacatctaaacaactataccacaacataaacaacacaaaaaaggttgttttacatcaaaataacaatccatccatccatccattttctataccgcgtctcctctttagggtcacgggggcatgctggagcctatctcagctgacccCCTTGTATTATAGGGAAACTTGCCTTGGTtaaagtcggaccttctggaatgagttaatgacgctaaccaagggaccaaaaaaatactaaaaaactTTTGGCTGAAAGTGGTACTCAAAGTTAGTGTTAGTGTGTGTTCACACTTGCAGGGTTCCTAGTGTTTGATCGCTGAATCAATTATTCATTGATTattcaattaatcaacaactattttggtattcgattgcttttttttttttttttttttaaatgatttgactcaaatgtgaatattttttattttttctttaatcatCCATGGAAACAGGCCTATTATCTGACTagggctgtcctacctagtcagactagtgtttgtcccacctggtcattaagcatgaactgatgaagcctgcgcagatgagaggcaaaaatgtcttctaagacaacctgaacagttgcgatcaattcaatgccctgagaatacagtgactgaatgaatgagaatattcacaggcattaaCTGTGTTTTAGACtaaactaaatattcacacacatcacagctttgactttggaaaacagtgatcaacatttttgcctcttttctaatgtgttgcagaccaaaccactaactgtttgtgtttggttcatgttgatGCATATTGAGCCAAaccgattaatcaaaacaaacttcagattaatcaccttagaaaataatcgttagttgcatcCCCTAGTATAATTTTAACTATCTAtggtattaatgttttttttattattctgaatatgtatCTCATTAGGTCATATAATTTCCAGGAGATTATAGCTAagtaatgtagctcatacaaagggTTGGAGAAGAGCAGAGGGCTGGCCAACTTATCAATCTTCCAAAATGTTTTCCAGGATACGTCGCCCACTGTGGGCTACATCTTAGCTACTCTAGCAAGCGCATTACAAAAACAGATCAATCCATTGTTTTAGTTATTCAaaattttatcttttagaaaacagtcttggaaacatgaatatttttccgtattttttcccatacatttaaatatgtggaaatttataaaatcaaattccatacttGCGTATGAAACCTGCACTAGTCACGTTTGATTTGGTTAAAATGAACTCACCACCACTCGCCAActcaccaccacaaatagattgcagtcctgtgggaaactgaTTTCTATTTGATTTCTATTATAGGAAAATAGtttaaaatgagacaaaaatgaagGCTGGATTGTGATCGTCTGAACTTcaaaaaggttccactgtacttgtatAACTTCTTTTTATTCACTTAAAGTCACATTTAACTAAGccaaaatgactatttttatgatgcaaaagtTCCACTCCTGTATTTGTCCTGTGGGGAAAActaaataattcaaaataatttgaaaGCAGGACAAATGGAAGGTTGAATACTCCCCACAAACAGACAGTGGGGTAGCCCACATCCCTTTTATACAAACAGCAGTGGCAGTTCCTACCTCCTTGAGGAAGGCCGAGTCTTCTCCCAGGTATTTGGAAACCACGTAAAGACAGAAGAGGTGGCGATCAATGCCCTTGCCTGTCATAGCCAAGCGGTACATGTTTTGGTGCTTCTCTGCTGCAAGTTTCAGCAACTTGAGACGTTCTTCTCTCTGACGGGACAACAGAAGAATAACATTGTCTGCTGAAGCAAATCATATGTGACTTGGCAAAGCATTTGCAGTGGAAACATTTCCTTACGGTCTCATCTTTGATCATGGAATGGACAAAGGTGCACGTCTCCACGGTGCAAGAGCGGACTGTTTCGGTTCGGCCCTCACGGAACAAACGGGTCATGGAGGCTTCGTAGGTCAGGCAGAACTTTCCTTTGTCCTGTTTGACAACAGGATCACTCAACCTCAACTGTGAATACTTTATTAAAAGGTTTATTAAAGATTCTacatgaaatgtaaaaacatattCTTACTATAATACATTTTGTTAATTTAGGTGGCTATTTAGGTCACTATCAAATGTAGAAGAAGACAGCAAATAAATGATCTCCAATAAAACAACTGTTTTGCAAAAACCACTCACTGACAAGTTGTGGTATCCTACTGTGGCATGTTGTGACTGCCCTCTGCTGGAATTTTAAGAAACTGTGAAACTGACAATGTGCTTTATGAGTGACAATTAAAGGACCTCTCTGCAAAGAAAAACACGGGATGCAGTAATAAAATCAGAATTTTGGGAACAAACAATTAATGACAGAATTAGTTATAGTGACATCATAAACTCattttgtaaatataaatacataaacaggGAGCGTATCGGATGAGCAGTTTGTTGCATGTGCTATGATGtggaatacagtcatccctcatcacATCGCGGTTCCAATTTCACTCaaggtttttcagaaatatatgaataaatcatgctgtttagtggttgagTACAGCTTAttataagtttaaaaaaaatgcatgtttaaccatatttgacatattttgcctttatagTATACTATATCAATGTCTTTCAGTGAGTTATGTCTTTCAATttcaattatatttgtattttagttcatttatggtagtcttttttttttaaattgaaaattCTTAGTTTAGGCCCAAATGTTCTAAATTGTGATGTTCGTGAAGGCACCTCGCTGTTAGGGTTATTGGTGGATAAGGAAGAAGTGTTGTTGTGGGAGACAAGTGTGCGAGATGAACTGAATTGTTGTGTGTTGGCGTTGAGCACTCCTATTGCCATTAAAGGAAGCTGCGCTTTCTTTGGAATTTTGttcatcatccgcaatccttatgcgGTACATGAACGCACGTTTCTTTAGTCTTGATAACTACATCCACCTCTTTTGATTGTAGGATATTGccaatttgttgctttgttgaagcaacatccatttcatttgGTTCTCACCCTGTCATTTGTCCTGGTTGTAATTGAGAACCCCATGAGGATCACATCATTAattcgtgcattctgatccatctcatcaattgtatttttcatttgctcaatattttcctttgcttctttctcttacTCAAGAGTGGTAAGCAAGGCAGAATTATCATCCAGTAGTACTTTTATATCATTCTGTAGTACCGAGATATCATTGCGTAGTGCGCCGTTTTCCTCCgtagggtttttaacctcctcaagagcagcgcgcaaggcagcattaccATCTTGTAGCACCTTGATATTATCTCGTAGTGCTTTGGTATCCTTGCACAGTGCTCTACTTTCCTCCTTAAGGTTTATGAGTTCATCATGGATCTCAGAGAATCTCTTCCTGAGGCTGTTGTACATTTGCAATGTGTGTTAGCAGGTCACCTAGATGTATCCTTATTCGTGCTACAGATTTCTCCTGTAGCGCTGTCATCTCACTCGATGTGCAAAATATCTTCCAATGTTTGTCATCTAGAAGTATACATGAGGTTGAGCCCAGATTTACATTCTACGAGGCACCATCTAATATCAAATCCTCCTCATTCGTCAGCCCAAATGGCCCCGTTTCTGATTTTGGATTTCCAGGACTGGTGtcatttcactttgtttggcattgttgctggGCAACCGGTTTGAACTACAGCAGTTGTCCGGTTAGCTTGGCTTGCTAACAGCTGTCAGCACTTGTAACTCGTTTATTTCAAAGAATCTCTACCTCTCGCCTGTCAGAGTTCAAGTTAAGGGTGTCAGCAATctgttctgatcttgtgttTCCGTAGTGTAGTCAGGagagcaccaaaatagttcaaatcTCTTGAGCGACAGCAGACCTCTTGCCATGTACGTCCTTTCCAGTCAgcagcaaccaaaaaaaaatgttgggcaaaattaaaaaacatcagCCTTGTGTGACTCAATAAAAATGCTACATCACATTAGCCACCACAAGAAGTCCTGGAagtaaaaaaactaaacaaaacaactcTCCCAATGGAACTCTCTTgtgaatgtcttattttctattattatgtctgccatattgggtaatatgagtttaTGGGtggctgtaggggtgttatttcatgtctagatggctatAACAGTGTTAAAACCCATACTTAGTaaatatgttttctatgctctacttaCAAAAattttccatttctaaataagaaatcctactttgtggaaattcacttaccacggttggatctggaactaattaaccgaacgagggatgactgaagAAATTATAGTAAACATAAGTTTCATTCAgtatttttcataatttttcagCATTCATACATGGACTTTGAATCAAGTGTGGAAATTTTTGTCTCTGGAGGGAAAAAGCATGGATTGGACTTAAATTAaatttatattatatgtatttttagttCAGTTTTTCATCAACCATGCCTATACAAGTCTGAAAATCTGTAGTTAAAAGGACGACTTTCTAATTTCACAATCTGAATTTGACACTTTATAATGACTTCCTCctaattttatatatttctcCTCTTTCCAGACCCAATGCTCCAtataatgcacatttttgatggCTTATTATTGATCAACAGAGATTCATGCAAATGAGCAGTGAGGTGAACATACTAACCCTGTAATGAGCCAACTGCAGGGCAATTTGGATAAAGGCATCAGGACTGGTGCGGCACTTCTTGATGAGACCCTTCCCAAAGTCATTGAAAGGAAAAATGTGGCTGTCCACATCATCGGCTAGAGTCCTGGCAACCGTCAGCGAGCTGTCGATGGCCTCTTGGCACTAAAACCAAATGCAAAGATAATAAGTTTGGCTTATAAAATGCACcctaaaaaaatgacagcatatTTGACGTACTCTTTGAAATAGCAGAAGACTGAGTATCTACCGGATAGAATCTTTTCAGTGTTAAGGGTATGCAATAGCTGAGACTAGTGCAGGTAGTTAAAGCAACCAGCAGGGGGAAGCCAAGTTCCATGAGGCTCCAAATCTTATTTCGCACCTGTACTAACCTCAAGGGAGATATCCCACTGCAGTCTCTGGGGGGCTGGTAAGTTGGGGTGGGGCTCCCCACAGCAGTGCCCTTCATCAGTATATCCAAGCTTAAAGGGATCCATTGAAAGCACATGCTGCAAAACACGCCAAATTTGAAAAGCTTGTTAACTTGCATTTAAAGACAACACTGATGTGGGCCACAATGACACACCTCCCACAGATGACCAATGATTGGAGCATCAGCCCACGAGTGCTCTGCATTCAGACCCATGGTGCCATTCTTAAAAACGATCAGGTTAAAGGATTTATCAAACCACCTGAGTGAGTAAAGAGAAGAAACACCCTGAGTGCATTGAACTGCCGTGTGCAGCATACcctcatttttttcatgcatctttttccccaacctgtcGTAGCACTTTCCATGGAGGAGGGACTTTGCATAACGATCCAGAGACTTCACCGGGCTGCTTTCTTCGAACCGCTGTTCAGTGTCATCGAGAGTCACAAAGAAGGCTGCCTTCTCGATGGCATCCAGGGATTGCTTGTTCTTGCCACGGCTGAAGTAGGCATCGCGGCTCTTTGCCCATGGGGTCCTGCACACAGTGGATATCAACATGACCTTCGTTTCAAGCTGCGCAGTGGAGACTGGAAATATTGCTAAAGGGAAAGCTAAATAAGatgaacaaaacacaaatgaattactaaaacgagatacactcctgatcaaaattttaagaccagttgctACGTTTACTGTGATactactggatgcatttcacaaacaaagtaagacaaatactgcaatatgcaatacacgTTATAGAAaaggtttattttgaacattttgtctcaacaaaatagttagtcatgaccaatagtcaacaaaaataacatgcttTCCTACTatcaagtaagacaggttacaCTTCATAAATTCACAAGTAAGAATCCAATTCAATAATTTTGTCAACgacacaatttggaaagctgcacaagTCTATGTGGCAAAAATATCCGGATGAGAACAAAgtaagtgcaaagtatgaaactctggactataGAATGAGTGAAATTATCAACTCTGCTCATTCAATGCGTCTCCTGTCGCTTATTCTGCTGCAAGTAAGCTAGCTGCACGCGACtccgagtgattcttcctgaggtgtgacaTTACATTGGAAGTATTAACAAAGTAAAACTCTTGCTGCCTCCATCGCAGTGCTTCACAGTCATTTCGATATTTACAAATCGAAGGGGAAACTTGAAAATAATTGCtgtgcttgttgctgtgtggcgcACAATGTCGTCACCTGCCCGCCACCTGTCGTCAAACCCATTTTTACGTTTAAAACACATACATTTGAGGCCAACTAGTAAGCTTGGTATATTGTTATGCTTAGAGTGGCGGACGTCTcgtgtcacttcagagatcccgtagcctgcgcataaaCGTTGagcaatgtgacgtaaacaaagcTGGCAGTGGTGTTGACGAGTTATGTCAAACTGGTGTGAATATTTCAAACGACGCGAGGATGCGTGATAGGatgacttttttatgttttaaagatatgtcttattattgcttatcatgtgtACTATATTAAGTAATACGGTTATAAAAAGGTGACTatcgggtgttatttcaagtttacaaaaacatttttagaaggtcatagacaggttttctatgctctaacataaaaaatatattaatat from Dunckerocampus dactyliophorus isolate RoL2022-P2 chromosome 5, RoL_Ddac_1.1, whole genome shotgun sequence encodes the following:
- the cpt1ab gene encoding carnitine O-palmitoyltransferase 1, liver isoform isoform X3 — its product is MSTDSQKIMGGVLVGTGLWVTIIMIMRNVLKSLLSWHGWMYARHGSVSWSTRLWMLLVKVFSGRKPMLYSFQNSLPRLPVPSVQDTCRRYLESVRPLMDDEKYERMKGLTKDFEKNLGPRLQWYLTLKSWWTSNYVSDWWEEYIYLRGRGPIMVNSNYYAMDFLYVFPTSIQAARAGNAIHAIMLYRRKLDRAQIKPIYLLANKVPLCSAQWERMFNTTRIPGLETDNLQHMNESKHIAVYHKGRYFKVWMFYDGRLLLPREIEQQMERILADKSEPMPGEERVAALTAGDRTPWAKSRDAYFSRGKNKQSLDAIEKAAFFVTLDDTEQRFEESSPVKSLDRYAKSLLHGKCYDRWFDKSFNLIVFKNGTMGLNAEHSWADAPIIGHLWEHVLSMDPFKLGYTDEGHCCGEPHPNLPAPQRLQWDISLECQEAIDSSLTVARTLADDVDSHIFPFNDFGKGLIKKCRTSPDAFIQIALQLAHYRDKGKFCLTYEASMTRLFREGRTETVRSCTVETCTFVHSMIKDETREERLKLLKLAAEKHQNMYRLAMTGKGIDRHLFCLYVVSKYLGEDSAFLKEVLSEPWRLSTSQTPLQQVELFDLVRHPEYVSSGGGFGPVADDGYGVSYIIVGENLINFHISSKHSSPETDSHRFGANIRQAMLDILDLFQLDNKASK